A genomic region of uncultured Roseibium sp. contains the following coding sequences:
- a CDS encoding recombinase family protein, which translates to MGELIGYARVSKADGSQTTDLQMDALTAEGVHPDRIYEDHVTGKRDDRPGLEACLKALRPGDTLVVWKLDRLGRDLRHLVTTVDDLARRDVGFRVLTGHGQLDTSTASGKLMFGIFASLAEFERDLIRERTKAGLASARARGRVGGRKHSLTASKIRLAQAAMGQPETKVAELCKELGVSRQTLYRHVAPDGSLRPDGTKIIFNKR; encoded by the coding sequence ATGGGTGAGTTGATTGGGTATGCGCGGGTTTCCAAAGCAGATGGATCGCAGACCACCGATCTGCAAATGGATGCGCTGACTGCTGAGGGTGTCCACCCTGACCGCATCTATGAAGACCATGTCACGGGCAAGCGTGACGACCGACCTGGCCTCGAGGCGTGTCTGAAAGCACTACGTCCTGGTGACACGCTGGTCGTATGGAAACTCGACCGCCTTGGCCGCGATCTCCGTCACCTCGTCACGACGGTCGATGACTTGGCCAGACGCGATGTAGGCTTCCGCGTGCTCACTGGACATGGCCAGCTCGATACTTCCACGGCATCGGGCAAGCTCATGTTCGGCATCTTCGCAAGCCTCGCTGAGTTTGAACGCGATCTGATCAGAGAGCGAACAAAAGCAGGATTGGCATCAGCTCGCGCTCGTGGTCGCGTCGGTGGCCGGAAACATTCCCTCACGGCTTCAAAAATACGACTGGCTCAAGCGGCAATGGGACAGCCCGAAACGAAGGTCGCCGAACTCTGCAAAGAACTCGGCGTTTCCAGGCAGACGCTATACCGTCACGTTGCTCCGGATGGTTCCTTGCGACCAGACGGAACCAAAATCATTTTCAATAAACGATGA